From one Flavobacteriales bacterium genomic stretch:
- a CDS encoding glycosyltransferase family 2 protein produces the protein MAAPVIDVIIPAYNEADAIALVIGDIPKGLVRCVVVANNGSTDATRAVAEMAGAIVVDQPLRGYGNACLKAMEQISAHQPKPDIVVFLDADRSDHPEQLPQVIAPIVRGEADLVIGSRALGSKERGSMVPQQVFGNWLATRMMRWIYGVRFTDLGPFRAVRYEALLAIGMCDRTFGWTVEMQVKAAKLHLRCVEVPVDYRKRIGMSKVSGTVYGTVMAGYKIIATILKYR, from the coding sequence GTGGCCGCCCCCGTCATCGACGTCATCATCCCCGCTTACAACGAAGCCGACGCCATCGCGCTGGTGATCGGCGACATCCCCAAGGGCCTCGTACGGTGCGTGGTGGTGGCCAACAACGGAAGCACCGATGCCACACGTGCCGTGGCGGAGATGGCGGGAGCCATCGTGGTGGATCAGCCTCTTCGCGGCTATGGCAATGCGTGCCTGAAGGCCATGGAACAGATCAGCGCACATCAACCAAAGCCGGACATCGTGGTCTTCCTCGATGCCGACCGCAGCGATCATCCCGAGCAGCTGCCGCAAGTGATCGCACCCATCGTGCGCGGCGAAGCGGACCTGGTGATCGGATCACGTGCCCTCGGCAGCAAGGAGCGCGGGTCCATGGTTCCCCAGCAGGTCTTCGGAAATTGGCTGGCCACGCGCATGATGCGCTGGATCTATGGCGTTCGCTTCACGGACCTGGGGCCTTTCCGGGCGGTGCGCTATGAAGCGCTCCTCGCCATCGGCATGTGCGACCGCACCTTCGGCTGGACGGTGGAGATGCAGGTGAAGGCCGCCAAGCTCCACCTTCGCTGCGTGGAAGTGCCCGTGGATTATCGAAAGCGCATCGGCATGAGCAAGGTGAGCGGTACGGTGTACGGCACCGTGATGGCCGGCTACAAGATCATCGCCACGATCCTCAAGTACCGCTGA
- a CDS encoding aldo/keto reductase has protein sequence MRYRRLGRSGLQVSEVSLGSWLTFGKLITDDTAAELMKLAYDSGVNFFDNAEIYSRGESERVMGRILKRMDWPRDTWIVSSKAFFGAGGKLPTQLGLHRKHVVEACHDALKRLQVDYLDLYFCHRPDPNTPIDETVWSMHQLTMQGKVLYWGTSEWSVDQIKEAHAIAERHHLIGPVMEQPQYNLFHREKVEHEFAPLYDTVGLGTTIWSPLASGVLSGKHGASAQQGTRLTAQGLDWLRERELNEARLMAVEKLKPIAAELGLSLPVLAIAWCLKNPRVSTVILGASKVAQLEENLKAVEAHDLLSGDVMARVEGALRGERMSTW, from the coding sequence ATGCGCTACCGCCGCCTCGGCCGCTCCGGCCTTCAAGTCTCCGAAGTCTCCTTGGGCTCCTGGCTCACCTTCGGCAAGCTCATCACGGACGATACCGCCGCCGAGCTGATGAAGCTGGCCTACGACAGCGGCGTCAACTTCTTCGACAATGCGGAGATCTATTCACGTGGCGAGAGCGAGCGCGTCATGGGCCGCATCCTGAAGCGGATGGATTGGCCGCGCGACACCTGGATCGTGAGCAGCAAGGCCTTTTTCGGCGCGGGCGGGAAGCTGCCCACCCAACTGGGACTGCATCGCAAGCACGTGGTGGAGGCCTGCCACGATGCACTCAAGCGCTTGCAGGTGGACTACCTTGACCTGTACTTCTGCCACCGCCCGGATCCCAACACGCCCATCGACGAGACGGTGTGGAGCATGCACCAGCTGACCATGCAGGGCAAGGTGCTCTACTGGGGCACCAGCGAATGGAGCGTTGATCAGATCAAGGAAGCGCATGCCATCGCCGAGCGGCACCACCTCATCGGCCCGGTGATGGAGCAACCGCAGTACAACCTATTCCACAGGGAAAAGGTGGAGCATGAATTCGCGCCGCTCTATGATACTGTGGGCCTAGGCACCACGATCTGGAGCCCCTTGGCCAGCGGCGTGCTCAGTGGCAAGCATGGCGCCAGCGCGCAGCAAGGCACACGCCTCACCGCTCAGGGGCTCGATTGGTTGCGGGAGCGCGAACTGAACGAAGCGCGCTTAATGGCTGTGGAGAAGCTGAAGCCCATCGCGGCGGAGCTTGGTTTGTCCCTGCCCGTGCTCGCCATCGCATGGTGCCTGAAGAACCCGCGCGTGAGCACCGTGATCCTTGGAGCGAGCAAAGTGGCGCAGCTCGAAGAGAACCTGAAGGCCGTGGAGGCGCATGACCTGCTCAGCGGCGATGTGATGGCCCGGGTGGAAGGTGCGTTGCGGGGGGAGAGGATGAGCACGTGGTAG
- a CDS encoding response regulator — MPAVRILIVEDEPLIAADLRAHLEELGYEVCAACDNALDAMAEIAAHKPDLLLLDINLGDGADGVQLAEKVKAKHLVPFIFVTSHSDKATLERVKPLRPAGFIIKPFDENDLRAQIELALARFANDVEATEAPTDAQRNDFVIADSIFIRERGRLLKVAIDEIHYAEADDNYVTLFTPAKKYVITSTLSAVEEKLKSPHHLRIHRSHLVDTRRITAVEEGYVRLGPLSLPVGKTHKEALMARIRTL, encoded by the coding sequence ATGCCGGCCGTTCGCATCCTCATCGTCGAAGATGAACCTCTGATCGCAGCGGACCTGCGCGCGCACCTCGAGGAACTCGGCTATGAGGTATGCGCAGCCTGTGACAATGCCCTCGACGCCATGGCGGAGATCGCCGCCCATAAGCCTGACCTGTTGCTCCTGGACATCAACCTGGGCGATGGAGCGGATGGCGTGCAGCTGGCCGAAAAGGTGAAAGCGAAGCACCTCGTGCCCTTCATCTTCGTCACCAGCCACAGCGACAAGGCCACCCTCGAGCGCGTGAAACCGCTTCGTCCGGCCGGATTCATCATCAAGCCCTTCGATGAGAATGATCTGCGCGCGCAGATCGAGCTGGCGCTTGCCCGATTCGCCAATGATGTGGAAGCGACTGAAGCCCCCACCGACGCCCAGCGCAACGATTTCGTGATCGCGGATAGCATCTTCATCCGCGAGAGAGGAAGGCTGCTCAAGGTGGCCATCGATGAGATCCACTACGCCGAAGCCGACGACAACTACGTCACGCTCTTCACCCCGGCGAAGAAGTACGTAATCACCAGTACACTCAGCGCTGTTGAAGAGAAGCTCAAGAGCCCGCATCACTTGCGCATTCACCGCAGTCACCTGGTGGACACACGGCGAATCACTGCCGTGGAGGAGGGCTATGTGCGGCTCGGCCCCTTGAGCCTGCCCGTGGGCAAAACCCACAAGGAGGCGCTGATGGCGCGGATCAGGACCTTGTGA
- a CDS encoding T9SS type A sorting domain-containing protein, protein MKHLSALLALLVAPFIAGAQLTGTKTVGGNNPDYATITAAVNALMSQGAMGNVTFNIRPGTYSGQYVLGAVPGTPGTITFRNETNGAQAVNLEHDASGSADNFIIRIDGTDDVRMEKLTFRPLDYTYARAVHFFNAIAGMTIEQCVFHGSANPSGSAYFERILVHCDQAVINTNNNPQDVIIIDNSFLDGNTAIELDCYGFAGARSDGLIITGNEFRQQVGTGVYLNNCRGQIGDNDLSTTVGSWYVGIRTTFFDGGSQIRRNDIRAIAVSGGCTGIEVGNTQSTTGNMISNNMIYCSAPGDVWGLAVYNLWDMKIVHNSVLVAAGNQFQSYAFYHLSNFPDGQDALVRNNIFANSAGGLAYNVNVAGNVATEDHNCLFSSGTTISSVAGIEHVTIPAHQSGTGQGSGDTDVDPVFPIQPDLHLNNCAMDNMGEYFFVVASDIDGDARGNPMCDMGADEYTASTNAMQAPTITILASDLPYQLGLNASFNSYNWSTGSTSPTTTITAGGNYSCDVMDANFCSYSINITVVVNINTGVVAAESGGVALFPVPAIDVLNMTGLVPGAAFEVVDAQGRVVNSGTAQPFMTMDVRDLSAGMHMLRWTDGGEVRTARFIKQ, encoded by the coding sequence ATGAAACACCTCTCAGCGCTTCTCGCCCTGCTTGTTGCACCGTTCATTGCTGGCGCCCAGCTCACGGGCACCAAGACCGTGGGCGGCAACAACCCGGACTACGCCACCATCACCGCTGCTGTGAACGCGCTCATGAGCCAGGGCGCAATGGGCAATGTCACCTTCAACATCCGGCCGGGCACCTATAGCGGACAATATGTGCTGGGCGCGGTGCCCGGCACGCCCGGAACCATCACGTTCCGCAACGAGACCAACGGTGCGCAGGCCGTGAACCTCGAGCACGACGCCAGCGGATCGGCGGACAACTTCATCATCCGCATCGATGGCACCGATGACGTCCGCATGGAGAAGCTCACCTTCCGTCCGTTGGACTACACGTACGCCCGCGCCGTGCACTTCTTCAATGCCATTGCGGGCATGACGATCGAGCAGTGCGTGTTCCACGGAAGCGCCAACCCATCGGGCTCGGCCTACTTCGAGCGCATCCTGGTGCATTGCGATCAGGCGGTCATCAATACCAACAACAACCCGCAGGACGTCATCATCATCGATAATTCCTTCCTCGATGGCAACACGGCCATTGAGTTGGATTGTTACGGTTTCGCAGGTGCGCGGTCCGACGGGTTGATCATCACCGGCAACGAATTCCGCCAGCAGGTGGGAACGGGGGTGTACCTGAACAACTGCAGGGGGCAGATCGGCGACAATGACCTCAGCACCACCGTGGGCAGCTGGTACGTGGGCATCCGCACCACCTTCTTCGACGGCGGCAGCCAGATCCGCCGCAACGACATCAGGGCCATCGCCGTGAGCGGAGGCTGCACCGGAATCGAGGTGGGGAATACGCAGAGCACCACCGGAAACATGATCAGCAACAACATGATCTATTGCAGCGCCCCTGGCGATGTTTGGGGCCTGGCCGTGTACAATCTCTGGGACATGAAGATCGTGCACAACAGCGTGCTCGTGGCCGCTGGCAACCAGTTCCAGAGCTACGCCTTCTACCACTTGAGCAACTTCCCCGACGGGCAGGATGCGCTGGTGCGCAATAACATCTTCGCCAACTCTGCAGGCGGCTTGGCCTACAACGTGAACGTAGCCGGCAATGTGGCCACCGAGGACCACAACTGCCTGTTCTCCTCCGGCACCACCATCAGCAGTGTAGCTGGCATCGAGCACGTCACCATCCCAGCGCACCAGAGCGGGACGGGGCAGGGATCAGGCGACACGGATGTGGATCCCGTGTTCCCCATCCAGCCCGATCTCCACCTGAACAACTGCGCCATGGACAACATGGGCGAATACTTCTTCGTGGTGGCGAGCGATATCGATGGCGATGCACGCGGCAACCCGATGTGCGACATGGGTGCCGATGAGTACACCGCGAGCACCAATGCCATGCAGGCGCCGACGATCACCATACTCGCCAGTGACCTTCCGTACCAGCTCGGCTTGAACGCCTCCTTCAACTCGTACAACTGGAGCACGGGTTCCACATCGCCCACCACAACCATCACTGCAGGGGGGAACTACAGCTGCGACGTGATGGACGCGAACTTCTGCTCGTACAGCATCAACATCACCGTGGTGGTGAACATCAATACCGGGGTCGTCGCAGCGGAGAGTGGCGGTGTTGCGCTCTTCCCTGTGCCGGCCATCGATGTGTTGAACATGACAGGACTTGTCCCGGGTGCAGCCTTCGAAGTGGTGGATGCACAGGGTCGCGTGGTCAACTCAGGAACCGCGCAGCCGTTCATGACCATGGATGTCCGTGATCTCAGCGCGGGCATGCACATGCTGCGTTGGACGGACGGCGGGGAGGTCCGCACAGCGCGCTTCATCAAACAGTGA
- a CDS encoding LytTR family transcriptional regulator — protein MAPAGKAVFVRDGRQWSRVAVSELLYLEAEDNSTTVHTASRTFTVPRMLKDVLDTLADERIQRIHRCHAVNLERVQAVSDNGLHVGDKWLPIGRSFRGEVLKQLRMI, from the coding sequence ATGGCACCCGCAGGCAAAGCGGTCTTCGTGCGCGATGGGCGGCAATGGAGCCGCGTGGCCGTGAGCGAGCTGCTGTACCTGGAAGCAGAGGACAACAGCACCACCGTTCACACCGCATCACGCACCTTCACCGTGCCGCGCATGTTGAAGGACGTGCTGGACACCTTGGCGGACGAGCGTATCCAGCGCATCCACCGCTGCCACGCGGTGAACCTGGAGCGTGTGCAGGCCGTGAGCGACAACGGCCTGCATGTGGGGGACAAATGGCTTCCGATCGGGCGGAGCTTCCGAGGTGAGGTGCTGAAGCAGCTGCGGATGATCTGA
- a CDS encoding tetratricopeptide repeat protein, with protein sequence MRATALIAVFIAMQANAQLDSLLRVRDGLPQDTSRLGVLTELLRATVFNDPDSALVFAAEYRGIAERSGMDLEIGKGHNYTGMCYTSRSDHDNALLHYLAALPHFERGADPWYTAMAYNNIGTVHEKLHRFDKAAAQYEVALRGFRGIPDSVWMANVSNNMGNILYEQREFDQSVAYYRQADTILTALGFDRYAATTRMNLANALDELGRSAEALHILRSAMAIMPVGEDENTRANMLADLGRLHGKAGDQDSALMHMREGLSLATAVKASDVQANAHEFLSDWFEERGLHDSALFHFKQATALHDTIFSTERSAQIAEMQEKYESGKKDALITENKAQLERRALTIKAIAAGAAVLLVAALFAFRAYRMKRRGEREVLAQKQVIEAQLKEKELLLREIHHRVKNNLQTVSSLLSIQGRGITDTKAKEAVNDSRLRVKSMALIHQDLYREGDLTGVAMPMYLDKLVNGLITSYGMADRVRTDLRVAPIRLDVDTAVPIGLILNELITNALKYAWPHARTGTLTVAVQESDGALVVEVADDGVGMADPASVSEGGTGFGLGMIRTFAGRLKAEHTITSKKGTSVRLVARNFKRTG encoded by the coding sequence ATGCGTGCTACGGCCCTCATCGCTGTATTCATCGCCATGCAGGCGAATGCCCAGCTCGACAGCCTGCTGCGCGTGCGCGATGGGCTGCCGCAAGACACATCGCGGCTGGGGGTGCTAACCGAGCTGCTGCGCGCCACCGTGTTCAATGATCCCGACAGCGCACTGGTGTTCGCTGCGGAGTACAGGGGGATCGCCGAGCGCAGCGGCATGGATCTGGAGATCGGCAAGGGGCACAACTACACGGGCATGTGCTATACGAGCCGCAGCGACCATGACAATGCGCTGCTGCATTACCTCGCGGCGCTTCCCCATTTCGAGCGCGGGGCCGATCCCTGGTACACCGCCATGGCGTACAACAACATCGGCACGGTGCACGAGAAATTGCACCGGTTCGACAAGGCGGCAGCTCAGTACGAGGTCGCGCTCAGGGGCTTCCGCGGCATTCCCGACTCCGTATGGATGGCCAACGTGTCCAACAACATGGGCAACATCCTGTATGAGCAGCGGGAATTCGATCAATCCGTTGCGTACTACCGGCAGGCGGACACGATCCTGACCGCCCTAGGGTTCGATCGCTATGCCGCCACCACGCGCATGAACCTGGCCAACGCCCTGGACGAGCTGGGGCGGAGCGCGGAGGCTCTGCACATCCTGCGGAGCGCCATGGCCATCATGCCCGTGGGCGAAGATGAGAACACACGGGCCAACATGCTGGCCGATCTCGGCCGCCTGCACGGCAAGGCAGGCGATCAGGACAGTGCGCTGATGCACATGCGCGAGGGCCTTTCGCTCGCCACCGCCGTGAAGGCGAGCGATGTGCAGGCTAATGCGCATGAGTTCCTCAGCGATTGGTTCGAGGAGCGGGGCCTGCATGATTCGGCGCTCTTTCATTTCAAGCAGGCCACCGCGTTGCACGACACGATCTTCAGTACGGAGCGAAGCGCTCAGATCGCTGAGATGCAGGAGAAGTACGAAAGCGGAAAGAAGGACGCGCTCATCACCGAGAACAAGGCCCAGCTTGAGCGCCGCGCCCTCACCATCAAGGCCATCGCCGCAGGTGCCGCAGTGCTGCTCGTTGCCGCGCTATTCGCCTTCCGGGCGTATCGCATGAAGCGGAGGGGCGAACGGGAGGTATTGGCCCAAAAACAGGTCATCGAGGCGCAATTGAAGGAGAAGGAACTGCTGCTCCGCGAGATCCACCACCGGGTGAAGAACAACCTGCAGACCGTGAGCAGCTTGCTGAGCATCCAAGGGCGAGGCATCACCGACACCAAAGCGAAGGAGGCCGTGAACGACAGCCGCCTCCGGGTGAAGAGCATGGCGCTCATCCACCAGGACCTTTACCGCGAAGGCGACCTCACCGGCGTAGCAATGCCGATGTACTTGGATAAGCTGGTCAACGGCCTCATCACAAGCTACGGCATGGCCGATCGCGTACGCACCGACCTGCGCGTGGCACCCATCAGGCTGGACGTGGACACGGCCGTGCCAATCGGGCTCATCCTCAACGAGCTCATCACCAACGCGCTCAAATACGCATGGCCCCATGCCCGAACGGGCACGCTTACCGTTGCTGTGCAGGAATCGGATGGGGCACTGGTGGTGGAAGTGGCCGACGATGGCGTAGGCATGGCCGACCCCGCGTCGGTATCGGAAGGCGGCACCGGCTTCGGCCTGGGCATGATCCGCACGTTCGCAGGCAGGCTGAAGGCGGAGCACACCATTACCAGCAAGAAAGGCACCTCAGTGCGGCTTGTTGCGCGCAATTTCAAACGGACCGGTTGA
- a CDS encoding tRNA glutamyl-Q synthetase yields MLRTRIAPTPSGLLHAGNAINFLLTDEVARSFGASIRLRIDDLDADRLRPAFVEDVFESLRWLGIAWQEGPVDAKDHERRFSQHARVSRYLEQIDLLKEQGDLYACACSRTELRKGACACRNGSRSMNDPRAAWRLRLPSDAEVRVVDLFGRERWLRLAALMPDPVLRQREELGARPAYQIASLVDDVDHGATHIVRGEDLLPSSACQLYLAERLGLEAFTSVVFLHHPLITDAAGAKLSKSAGADSLKAMRTQGGDPTGLRARAHDLLARLRRGAP; encoded by the coding sequence ATGCTCCGCACCCGCATCGCCCCAACACCAAGCGGCTTGCTGCATGCGGGCAACGCGATCAACTTCCTCCTTACGGATGAGGTCGCGCGCAGCTTCGGGGCCAGCATCCGTTTGCGCATCGATGATCTTGATGCGGACCGGCTGCGGCCGGCGTTCGTAGAGGATGTCTTCGAGTCCCTTCGCTGGCTTGGCATCGCTTGGCAGGAGGGACCCGTGGATGCCAAGGATCATGAGCGCCGGTTCTCGCAGCACGCCCGCGTCAGCCGATACCTGGAGCAGATCGATCTGTTGAAGGAGCAGGGCGACCTGTACGCTTGCGCATGCTCACGCACGGAGCTTCGTAAGGGCGCCTGTGCGTGCCGGAATGGCAGCAGGAGCATGAATGACCCGCGGGCCGCGTGGCGCTTGCGCCTGCCGAGCGATGCGGAGGTTCGCGTCGTGGACCTTTTCGGTCGGGAGCGTTGGCTTAGGCTCGCCGCGCTCATGCCCGATCCCGTGCTTCGGCAGCGCGAGGAGTTGGGTGCACGTCCCGCGTACCAGATCGCTTCGCTGGTTGATGATGTTGACCACGGCGCCACGCACATCGTACGCGGAGAGGACCTGTTGCCATCATCCGCCTGCCAGCTGTACCTCGCGGAGCGGCTCGGGCTGGAAGCCTTCACGAGTGTCGTTTTCCTGCATCATCCGCTCATCACGGATGCGGCGGGCGCGAAGCTCTCGAAGAGCGCTGGCGCGGATTCGCTGAAGGCGATGCGCACCCAAGGCGGTGATCCGACCGGGCTTCGTGCCCGGGCCCATGACCTTCTGGCGCGATTGAGGAGGGGCGCTCCGTAG
- a CDS encoding ABC-F family ATP-binding cassette domain-containing protein translates to MNVLSVERLAKRYGPRQLFEGVSFGLEKGQKTAIVARNGTGKSTLLKCIAGVERPDSGIVTFNKGIRVGYLDQNVQMTSTRTVVDEMLDRDDPVSDAIKAYEHALAQHADDQLMHKAIERMEELKAWDHEARVKALAHRFGLRDLEQPVNTLSGGQQKRLAMAKVLIDQPDVLILDEPTNHLDMNMIEQLEEELNTPGMTLLLVTHDRYFLDNVCDEIIEMEFGKFTRYKGNYTWYLEKKAAADEVREATQQHLRGLMKRELEWVRKMPRARGTKSKSRLDKFEEIKADATRRFDREEVKLEVKTDRLGGKVIEARNLTKAFGSRDRPESYRPIVLHFSYSLKRGDRIGIVGPNGIGKTTFIELLLGRMKPDQGTVSIGDTVVLGTFGQQMPAFKEDQRIVEAVRDIAEVIPLNKGRTLTASQLLERFLFDKEQQYQAISTLSGGERRRLYLCMVLMKNPNVLVLDEPTNDLDIPTLNALEEFLMDLDICQLIVSHDRFFMDKLCTKLLVFKGEGVIKEWVGSYTELREAEKAEADRARRESGAGSTKAATQGLAATVPNEGDRKKLTYAEKLELQRMDKEMPKLEARKEELLATMATGGTDHHKMMEHSIELEKTIAALDLMMDRWLELSERIG, encoded by the coding sequence ATGAACGTCCTTTCCGTCGAACGCCTGGCCAAGCGCTATGGCCCGCGCCAGCTCTTCGAGGGCGTGAGCTTCGGCCTGGAGAAAGGCCAGAAGACGGCCATCGTGGCGCGCAACGGCACGGGCAAGAGCACCCTGCTGAAATGCATCGCCGGAGTGGAGCGGCCGGATAGCGGCATCGTCACCTTCAACAAGGGCATCCGCGTGGGATACTTGGACCAGAACGTGCAGATGACGAGCACGCGGACGGTAGTGGATGAGATGCTCGACCGCGACGATCCGGTGAGCGATGCGATCAAGGCCTATGAGCATGCGCTGGCTCAGCATGCGGATGATCAGCTCATGCATAAGGCCATCGAGCGCATGGAAGAACTCAAGGCTTGGGACCATGAGGCGCGCGTGAAGGCCTTGGCGCATCGCTTCGGCCTGAGAGACCTGGAGCAACCCGTGAATACCTTGAGCGGCGGCCAGCAGAAAAGACTGGCCATGGCCAAGGTGCTCATCGACCAGCCTGATGTGCTGATCCTCGACGAGCCCACCAACCACCTCGACATGAACATGATCGAGCAGCTCGAAGAAGAGCTGAACACCCCGGGGATGACGCTGCTGCTGGTAACGCATGACCGGTACTTCCTCGACAATGTCTGCGACGAGATCATCGAGATGGAATTCGGGAAATTCACGCGCTACAAGGGCAACTACACCTGGTACCTGGAGAAGAAGGCAGCAGCGGATGAGGTTCGCGAGGCCACGCAACAGCACCTGCGCGGGCTGATGAAGCGCGAGCTGGAATGGGTGCGCAAGATGCCCCGCGCGCGCGGCACAAAGAGCAAGAGCCGCTTGGACAAGTTCGAGGAGATCAAGGCCGACGCCACGCGGCGCTTCGATCGAGAGGAGGTGAAGCTTGAGGTGAAGACCGACCGGCTCGGTGGCAAGGTGATCGAGGCACGCAACCTTACCAAGGCCTTCGGTTCCCGGGATAGGCCCGAGAGCTACAGGCCCATCGTGCTGCACTTCAGCTATTCGCTGAAACGCGGGGATCGGATCGGCATCGTAGGCCCGAACGGCATCGGCAAGACCACCTTCATCGAGCTGCTGTTGGGCCGCATGAAACCCGATCAGGGCACCGTGAGCATCGGCGACACCGTGGTGCTGGGCACCTTCGGCCAGCAGATGCCGGCGTTCAAGGAGGATCAGCGGATCGTGGAGGCCGTGCGTGACATCGCGGAAGTGATTCCCCTGAACAAGGGGCGAACGCTCACCGCATCACAATTGCTCGAGCGCTTCCTCTTCGACAAGGAGCAGCAGTACCAGGCCATCAGCACGCTGAGCGGCGGCGAACGCCGGCGGCTCTACCTGTGCATGGTGCTCATGAAGAACCCGAACGTGCTAGTCCTTGACGAGCCCACCAACGACCTCGACATACCCACGCTCAATGCGCTCGAGGAATTCCTCATGGACCTCGACATCTGCCAGCTCATCGTGAGCCACGACCGCTTCTTCATGGACAAGCTCTGCACGAAACTGCTTGTCTTCAAAGGCGAAGGCGTGATCAAGGAATGGGTGGGCAGCTACACGGAGCTGCGGGAGGCGGAGAAGGCCGAAGCCGATCGCGCACGCCGCGAAAGCGGGGCCGGGAGCACCAAGGCCGCTACGCAGGGCCTAGCGGCGACGGTGCCCAACGAAGGCGACCGCAAGAAGCTCACCTACGCTGAGAAACTG